A stretch of DNA from Alphaproteobacteria bacterium:
GGTGCGTTTGCGTGCATTCTGTGCATGCGCGAAAAGGGTCGCATGATCGAGGGAATCGACGACCTTGCCGGCCTTTCGAAGACGCAGCCGGTGCTGGCGCTTGGCCTCGCGATCTTCATGTTCTCGCTCGCCGGCGTGCCCCCGCTCGCAGGGTTCTTCGGCAAGGTTTACGTTTTCCTCGCGGCGATCGAGGCGAAACTCTACACCCTTGCCGTGATCGGCGTGCTTACGACCGTGGTCGGTGCTTACTATTACGTGCGGATCGTCAAGGTTATGTATTTCGACGATGCGACCCTCCGCTTCGATCGCCCGATCGGCGCCTCGCTATCCACGGTTTTGACCGTGACCGGCGTCTTCACGCTCCTTTTCTTCGTCTACCCCGCACCGATCCTGGCCGGCGCCAAGATTGCGGCGGCCGCACTCTTTCCGGGATGAGTCCGCACGTCCGGCTGCCGGCCGGCTATCGTCTTTTGACGTTCGACTGCCTGGACAGCACGAATGAGGAAGCCAAGCGGCAGGCTGCCGCTGGGGCGGTGGACCGAACGCTGGTTTGGGCCCGGGCGCAGAACGCGGGGCGCGGGCGCTTCGGACGCCCGTGGGCCTCGCCTCCCGGGAATTTGTATCTTTCGATGGTTCTGCGGCCCGATTGTCCGGCACGGCAAGCGGTTCAACTCGGCATGGTCGCTGCCGTAGCCGCCGGCGAAGCGCTCCACGCACTCTGCGATCGGGCAACCGTAAAGCTCAAATGGCCGAACGACGTGCTTCTGAATGGTGCAAAGGCGTGCGGCATTCTCCTCGAATCGTCCGCGAGCCAGCAAGGTTCGCTCGACTGGCTCGTGCTCGGCATCGGCATCAATGTCGTAAGTTTCCCCGAGGCGACGGGTTTTCCAGCGACCTCGCTCAACGCAATTTGCCCCACATCGATCACAGTCGAACGAACGCTCGCAACGTTCGTTGAGGCTTTCGCCCGCGAGTTCGATCGCTGGCACCGCCTGGGGCTCGAGCCCATCCGGGCGGCCTGGCTCTCACGGGCTTGGCGGCGTGGGGAGATAATTCAGGCGCGCCTTGAAAACGAGGTTCTCGAGGGGCGCTTTCGCGATATCGATGAGAGCGGCGCGCTGTTGCTCGAAATCGAGGGTGGCGCCTTCCGACGCATAACCGCCGGCGACGTCTTTGCGCTTCCCGTGACGGCGTGAGGTCCCCATGTTGCTCGCTATCAACTGCAACAACACGAACACCGTCTTCTCGGTATGGGCCGAAGGAAAGATGCGCGGTGTCTGGCGCACGGCGACGGACCTTCAGCGGACGGCGGATGAGTACGTGGTCTGGCTGGACCATCTCATGGGTATCGACAAGCTCTCGCGAGAAAAGATTTCGGGCACCATCGTTGCATCCGTCGTTCCCGAGGCGGACTTCAATCTTAAACGGCTTTGCAAGCGCTATTACAAAAGCGCACCACTCATGGTCGGCGAACCGGGCCTCGATCTGGGCGTCGAGGCGCTTGTCGATCGGCCCGAGGAAGTCGGAGCCGATCGCCTCGTGAACACCGTAGCCGCTCACGATCGATATAAAGCGCCACTGATCGTGGTCGATTTCGGCACGGCGACGACGTTCGACGTCATCGACAAGGACGGCAACTATTGCGGCGGCGTGATCGCGCCGGGGATAAATCTCTCGCTCCGTGCGCTCCATATGGCCGCTGCCAAACTGCCCAGCGTGCGCATCGAGCGCACGGCCAAGGTGATCGGCAAAAGCACCATTCCGTGCATGCAGTCGGGCATATTCTGGGGCTATGTCGGCCTGATCGAAGGCTTGGTTGCGCGCATCAAGGAGGAATGGGGCGAGCCAATGGGCGTGGTGGCGACCGGCGGCCTGGCACCCCTCTTCGAAGGGGCGACGAATGCGATCGAGCGTGTCGACGACACACTGACGCTTTGGGGATTGTGGCTCATCTACCGGCGGAATCGTGGATGAAAAATAAGAAGGGTGCGGGGATCGTCGCATCGGAATCCTCGGCTGCGCGCGAGCCGCTGCCCGTCGCGCCGGAGGGACTT
This window harbors:
- a CDS encoding biotin--[acetyl-CoA-carboxylase] ligase is translated as MSPHVRLPAGYRLLTFDCLDSTNEEAKRQAAAGAVDRTLVWARAQNAGRGRFGRPWASPPGNLYLSMVLRPDCPARQAVQLGMVAAVAAGEALHALCDRATVKLKWPNDVLLNGAKACGILLESSASQQGSLDWLVLGIGINVVSFPEATGFPATSLNAICPTSITVERTLATFVEAFAREFDRWHRLGLEPIRAAWLSRAWRRGEIIQARLENEVLEGRFRDIDESGALLLEIEGGAFRRITAGDVFALPVTA
- a CDS encoding type III pantothenate kinase; the encoded protein is MLLAINCNNTNTVFSVWAEGKMRGVWRTATDLQRTADEYVVWLDHLMGIDKLSREKISGTIVASVVPEADFNLKRLCKRYYKSAPLMVGEPGLDLGVEALVDRPEEVGADRLVNTVAAHDRYKAPLIVVDFGTATTFDVIDKDGNYCGGVIAPGINLSLRALHMAAAKLPSVRIERTAKVIGKSTIPCMQSGIFWGYVGLIEGLVARIKEEWGEPMGVVATGGLAPLFEGATNAIERVDDTLTLWGLWLIYRRNRG